A region from the Muribaculum gordoncarteri genome encodes:
- a CDS encoding metallophosphoesterase: MNFKFDGDRLFFTSDTHFNHTNILRYCNRPFKTVGQMNETIITNWNNVVEPDDIVFHLGDFCLGGAEEWNKILDRLNGRIYLVLGNHDLKNIRQGFIDRFEHVAMSMCIQVGKKKIYLNHFPYLCFDGGYHNDVWQLFGHVHTRPSNTGIDAGRLQYLFPTQLDVGVDNNNFMPLSFDEVRHKIQRQIESN; the protein is encoded by the coding sequence ATGAATTTCAAATTTGACGGTGACCGGTTGTTTTTCACTTCCGATACACATTTCAATCATACCAACATACTGCGATATTGCAATCGCCCTTTCAAGACTGTAGGGCAGATGAACGAAACAATCATCACTAACTGGAACAATGTGGTTGAGCCTGATGATATAGTCTTCCATCTCGGAGACTTCTGTCTCGGTGGAGCTGAAGAGTGGAATAAGATTCTTGACCGTCTAAACGGCAGAATCTATCTCGTTCTCGGTAATCATGACCTCAAGAATATCCGGCAAGGATTCATAGACAGGTTCGAGCACGTTGCAATGTCAATGTGCATTCAGGTCGGCAAAAAGAAAATCTATCTGAATCACTTTCCTTATCTGTGCTTTGATGGTGGCTATCATAACGATGTATGGCAACTGTTCGGTCATGTGCATACCCGCCCATCGAACACCGGGATTGACGCCGGACGCCTTCAGTACCTCTTCCCGACACAACTTGATGTCGGGGTAGACAACAATAACTTTATGCCTCTGTCTTTCGATGAGGTACGACACAAGATTCAAAGGCAGATCGAATCGAACTAA
- a CDS encoding LlaJI family restriction endonuclease codes for MKLLIEEYQYDVSDVADVLDGLFTLQDVEQRVSVSYVGYYYNPHERVKDVVFILPKVLIDEQGKVFGEYEPQNLIHLDEAKIDERHRKFLYEFAVWIHRAIVVYNESHEKNEIVLHRQIEDEGKGTHKKKSNTLLDVILSLIRFNKENQQFFTFILKNLHSGFNKINWGKTIARTTAIVQDSTPTYLNPVNKKRQVNFDEELIVIFFSILQYISDTYGFRSNINFGFKLITGAMFKRYLDGFGRTRLRQIKYKYFSDTAIKLWDLCYAFFDKTYKIRVNTSQSEYLLVKSFHIVFEAMIDELIGDTNIPRGLKEQDDGKLVDHFYTYDGLLIDDKADDDIYYIGDSKYYKIGNSLGKESIYKQRTYARNVIQWNLDIWLNGNPNMADPFERIQLFDEVTEGYNVIPNFFISASIDKKTLSYEDYTEPHPNQPPVSRQFKNRLYDRDTLLLSHYDVNFLFVLALYARNNAGAKATWRHSVRDKFRRAVQDMLKEKFEFYALAAHPDVNASAYFKAHFQETLGKTFRPYENQNLFSLALDKSYPEDNKRLRALLGENFYVVPVELGKDPTVQLEKERKDKGIVNSPDGMGKFLTCLVRKEETGEDGRKNVAKLYQLFYNHEAEGATYVMLNMPGGDISEAKYLLPLIDNTIDGYYDIERISFGTRTKVMKDGQSIPNYPTLRIKIGAYHPLERRCTEGIVPRMANQIWTLQYLKEHIFNKNSTYTTDEDVHFAREPETSYGLKEQEEWDCIEGL; via the coding sequence ATGAAACTTCTGATTGAGGAATACCAGTATGATGTGTCTGATGTAGCAGATGTTCTTGACGGGCTTTTCACCCTTCAGGACGTTGAGCAACGTGTATCAGTCAGTTACGTTGGGTATTACTATAATCCTCATGAAAGAGTCAAGGACGTAGTTTTCATTCTCCCCAAAGTTCTTATTGACGAACAGGGAAAGGTGTTCGGTGAATATGAGCCTCAAAACCTTATTCATCTCGATGAAGCAAAGATTGACGAGAGACACCGAAAGTTTCTCTATGAATTTGCCGTGTGGATTCACCGGGCAATCGTGGTCTATAATGAATCGCACGAAAAAAATGAGATTGTACTCCATCGACAGATAGAGGACGAGGGCAAAGGAACACACAAGAAAAAAAGCAACACACTTCTTGATGTTATCTTGTCGCTAATCCGCTTCAACAAGGAAAATCAGCAGTTCTTCACTTTTATACTTAAGAACCTGCACTCCGGCTTTAACAAAATAAATTGGGGTAAGACCATCGCCCGAACTACCGCCATTGTTCAAGACAGCACCCCGACGTACCTTAACCCGGTAAACAAAAAACGTCAGGTGAATTTCGACGAAGAACTCATTGTGATTTTCTTCTCTATTCTGCAATACATATCTGACACATACGGTTTCCGCTCCAATATTAACTTCGGATTCAAGCTCATCACTGGAGCTATGTTCAAACGATACCTCGATGGCTTCGGGCGTACACGCCTACGTCAGATAAAATATAAGTATTTCTCTGATACCGCCATTAAGCTGTGGGATTTATGTTATGCCTTCTTCGATAAGACATACAAAATTCGTGTCAATACATCGCAAAGTGAATATTTGCTTGTAAAATCCTTCCACATCGTATTTGAGGCGATGATTGACGAACTTATCGGTGATACAAACATACCGCGCGGATTGAAAGAACAGGACGACGGCAAGCTCGTAGACCATTTCTATACTTACGACGGACTACTAATCGATGATAAAGCCGACGATGATATTTATTACATCGGCGACTCCAAATATTATAAAATCGGCAACTCGCTCGGTAAGGAATCCATCTATAAACAACGCACTTACGCACGTAATGTTATCCAATGGAATCTCGATATATGGCTCAATGGCAATCCAAACATGGCTGACCCGTTTGAGCGCATTCAGCTTTTTGATGAAGTTACTGAGGGCTACAATGTAATCCCCAATTTCTTCATTTCTGCTTCTATCGACAAGAAAACATTGTCGTATGAAGACTATACCGAGCCGCATCCCAATCAGCCGCCTGTCAGCCGTCAGTTCAAAAACCGACTATATGACCGCGACACGCTGCTGCTCTCGCATTACGATGTCAACTTCCTATTTGTGCTCGCACTTTATGCCCGAAATAATGCCGGGGCAAAAGCCACATGGCGGCACAGCGTCCGCGACAAGTTCCGTCGCGCCGTGCAGGATATGCTCAAAGAAAAGTTTGAGTTTTACGCATTGGCAGCACACCCTGATGTCAATGCCTCGGCCTACTTCAAAGCGCACTTTCAAGAAACCCTCGGCAAGACTTTCCGACCATACGAGAATCAGAATCTTTTCTCACTTGCGTTAGACAAATCATATCCTGAAGACAACAAACGACTTCGGGCATTGCTCGGCGAAAACTTTTATGTTGTTCCTGTCGAACTCGGTAAAGACCCGACCGTTCAGTTAGAAAAAGAGCGAAAAGATAAAGGTATAGTAAATAGTCCTGATGGTATGGGTAAATTCCTTACCTGTCTTGTGCGCAAGGAAGAAACTGGAGAAGACGGTCGAAAAAATGTCGCAAAACTTTATCAACTGTTCTACAACCATGAGGCAGAGGGTGCTACTTATGTTATGCTTAATATGCCAGGAGGTGACATTTCCGAAGCCAAGTACCTTTTGCCTCTTATCGACAACACAATCGACGGATATTATGACATTGAGCGCATCTCGTTCGGTACACGCACAAAGGTAATGAAGGACGGGCAATCAATCCCGAATTACCCCACCCTCCGTATAAAGATTGGTGCATATCATCCACTCGAACGCCGTTGCACGGAAGGCATCGTTCCCCGCATGGCAAATCAAATTTGGACACTCCAGTACCTCAAAGAGCACATCTTTAATAAGAACAGTACCTACACCACTGACGAAGATGTTCATTTCGCCCGAGAACCAGAGACTTCTTACGGACTTAAAGAACAGGAGGAATGGGATTGTATTGAAGGATTATAA
- a CDS encoding helix-turn-helix domain-containing protein, translating into MKLMDIMKQRRETLSLTQQDLAEMSQVGLATIKDIERGKGNPALSTVKKILDVLGIEIEYRIRHTV; encoded by the coding sequence ATGAAACTGATGGATATAATGAAACAGCGTAGGGAAACGCTTTCCCTCACCCAACAGGATCTTGCTGAAATGTCGCAAGTGGGTCTTGCTACAATCAAGGATATTGAGCGTGGCAAGGGTAATCCTGCACTTAGCACCGTGAAGAAAATTCTTGATGTTCTTGGCATTGAGATTGAATATCGTATAAGGCACACCGTATGA
- a CDS encoding HipA domain-containing protein, producing MIEIKNCPSSLAEGFNTYSPKYAKLLFGKTKVNPVLGFDIDEFRNVGEIADAMHRISVSGVQEKFPAIINADAINIAGDNERSTHILKPAPWDKTLRDRKMIPANEHLTMQIASQIYGIQTAANGLCFTPKGQPVYITRRFDILPDGSKLPMEDFASIIGKNEQTAGLQFKYNGCYEDIAKAIRANVAAWMVDMERFFELVVFNYIYANGDDHLKNFSLILNGHDYRLAPAYDLINTSLHVNGDDFGLDSGLSSDIEKSDVYDRTGHPCRLDFEKFGDKIGLVKKRIDRILNKYTALPEGAKRLVDHSFLTDKLKRNYVRIVNERINRFNRFSE from the coding sequence ATGATTGAAATAAAGAACTGTCCTTCTTCTCTTGCTGAGGGATTTAACACTTATAGCCCGAAATACGCCAAATTACTATTTGGTAAAACAAAAGTGAATCCGGTACTTGGATTTGACATTGACGAGTTCCGGAATGTCGGCGAGATTGCGGATGCCATGCACCGCATATCGGTTTCAGGCGTTCAGGAAAAATTTCCGGCTATTATAAATGCAGATGCAATCAATATAGCAGGCGACAATGAGCGTTCTACGCATATATTGAAACCCGCGCCCTGGGACAAGACTCTTCGTGACCGCAAGATGATTCCTGCCAACGAACATCTTACTATGCAGATTGCCTCACAGATTTACGGAATACAGACCGCAGCAAATGGTCTTTGTTTTACGCCCAAAGGACAACCGGTATATATTACACGCCGTTTCGACATCCTCCCCGACGGGTCAAAACTCCCGATGGAAGATTTCGCCTCGATAATAGGCAAGAATGAACAGACCGCCGGACTCCAGTTCAAATACAACGGTTGCTATGAGGATATTGCCAAAGCGATTAGGGCAAATGTCGCCGCGTGGATGGTTGATATGGAGAGATTCTTTGAACTCGTGGTTTTCAATTACATTTATGCGAATGGCGATGATCACCTTAAAAATTTCTCGTTGATTCTGAATGGGCACGATTACCGTCTGGCTCCTGCTTACGATCTAATCAATACAAGTTTACATGTCAATGGCGATGACTTCGGTCTTGACAGCGGACTGTCATCTGATATAGAAAAGAGCGACGTTTACGATAGAACCGGTCATCCCTGCCGTCTGGATTTTGAGAAATTCGGAGACAAAATTGGCCTGGTAAAAAAACGTATTGATAGAATCCTAAACAAATACACCGCTTTACCAGAAGGTGCAAAGCGACTTGTTGACCATAGTTTTCTCACCGACAAACTGAAACGCAATTATGTCCGCATCGTAAACGAGCGAATAAACCGTTTCAACAGATTTTCAGAATAA
- a CDS encoding metallophosphoesterase — protein sequence MKIQYASDLHLEFHENSRWLKENPLITVGDVLLLAGDIGYLGDDNYAHHPFWDWCAESFHQTIVIPGNHELYKSFDINDLHEGWQQEICPNVKTCYNCVIQLAPNIDLIASTLWAKIHPYDEYQTERGVTDFHRIRNGQFRLSAQRFNQEHERCREFIERSVAESQAKHIIVATHHVPSFELMANEFKGSPINGAFTSELGDFIASSRIEYWIYGHSHRNINKTIGNTRCICNQLGYTFHGEQADFRRDAVIEINDNEFQI from the coding sequence ATGAAAATACAATACGCATCTGACCTCCACTTGGAGTTTCATGAAAACAGCCGTTGGCTGAAAGAGAATCCGCTTATAACTGTCGGCGATGTTCTATTATTAGCCGGAGATATCGGCTATCTGGGAGATGACAATTACGCACATCATCCCTTCTGGGACTGGTGTGCAGAGTCTTTCCATCAGACTATCGTAATTCCCGGCAACCACGAGTTATACAAGAGTTTCGACATCAACGACCTTCACGAAGGCTGGCAGCAAGAAATATGTCCGAATGTAAAAACTTGCTATAACTGTGTGATTCAGTTGGCTCCCAACATCGATCTCATCGCATCGACTCTTTGGGCAAAGATTCATCCTTATGATGAGTATCAGACCGAACGCGGAGTAACTGACTTTCATCGTATCAGAAACGGACAGTTCCGTCTCTCGGCCCAGCGTTTCAATCAGGAGCATGAGCGTTGCCGTGAGTTTATCGAGAGAAGTGTGGCGGAAAGTCAGGCCAAGCACATCATAGTCGCCACTCACCATGTACCGTCGTTCGAGCTTATGGCAAACGAGTTCAAGGGTAGCCCGATAAATGGAGCCTTTACATCCGAACTTGGCGACTTTATTGCCAGTAGCCGTATCGAATACTGGATATATGGCCATTCGCATCGAAACATAAACAAAACCATCGGCAATACCCGGTGCATCTGTAATCAGCTTGGTTACACCTTTCATGGTGAACAGGCCGATTTCCGCCGGGATGCTGTAATAGAAATAAATGACAATGAATTTCAAATTTGA
- a CDS encoding helix-turn-helix domain-containing protein, protein MIQNINNNNILSVLKSFTLDNSDDIAREVAENFRKRRVEKNITRQHISELSGVPLSTVARFEQKGLIAFESLVKLAMALGYASDVRNLFGKSKFDTMEELDMIRSKSGNKRAYVKNKKK, encoded by the coding sequence ATGATACAAAATATTAATAATAACAATATATTATCTGTATTAAAAAGTTTTACTCTTGATAATTCAGATGATATAGCCAGAGAAGTTGCTGAAAATTTCCGTAAAAGGCGCGTTGAAAAAAACATTACACGACAACACATTTCCGAGCTGTCGGGAGTGCCTTTGTCTACCGTCGCCCGATTTGAGCAAAAGGGGCTTATTGCCTTTGAATCGCTTGTAAAGTTGGCGATGGCTTTGGGATATGCTTCAGATGTCCGCAATCTATTCGGCAAATCCAAATTTGACACAATGGAAGAGCTTGACATGATTCGCAGCAAAAGTGGCAACAAAAGGGCATACGTTAAAAATAAGAAGAAATGA
- a CDS encoding kinase, which produces MNLLYYPYINLPDTEWTIRTLLYHDNVSAIVPAQYFHEPERYEPFMREAVQNELITPVNPMNVLDNPWEVSRMFDEYLNQNKSILKRRRLPIQRNGISHIHAGKYSFRENGIHMHDDKLNDGVFYNLIQMGLAEQIDDYWYGVEPKTAYELMTFLTSVVACKIDYQPVTDRITGKCFSTIYAQNKDVELRTRQYKRDLILKEMIPYPKQIDLTHLRRFKDRHHDLLTAFSNKVEQIALNPTITPESPLFTMVLDEMKAAKEELSARMNESHLGDIVFGTICGTIAAGLGFLASPVLGAIPGLLNAIYSACRIERPESTIDQTGLKYLALVDKRLRRKSR; this is translated from the coding sequence ATGAATCTATTATATTACCCGTATATAAATCTACCTGATACAGAATGGACTATCCGCACCTTGCTCTATCACGACAATGTAAGCGCTATTGTGCCGGCTCAATACTTTCATGAACCTGAGCGATATGAACCCTTCATGAGAGAGGCGGTTCAAAATGAGCTGATTACTCCGGTTAACCCCATGAATGTTCTTGATAATCCGTGGGAGGTTTCAAGAATGTTTGACGAGTACCTGAATCAGAACAAAAGCATATTGAAACGGCGAAGATTACCAATTCAAAGAAACGGAATCAGTCACATCCATGCGGGAAAATACTCATTCAGAGAAAATGGGATTCACATGCACGACGACAAACTTAACGATGGCGTTTTCTATAACCTAATTCAGATGGGATTAGCTGAACAGATCGATGATTATTGGTATGGTGTGGAGCCTAAAACCGCCTATGAACTTATGACTTTTCTTACTTCAGTAGTTGCCTGCAAAATAGATTATCAACCGGTCACAGATCGGATAACCGGCAAATGTTTTTCTACAATATATGCACAAAACAAAGATGTTGAATTACGGACAAGACAATACAAAAGAGATTTAATACTCAAAGAAATGATACCATATCCTAAACAAATAGATTTGACACATCTTAGACGATTTAAGGACAGGCATCATGATTTACTTACCGCATTCAGCAATAAGGTAGAGCAAATAGCTCTAAATCCGACAATTACCCCTGAATCACCACTATTCACAATGGTACTTGACGAAATGAAGGCTGCTAAAGAAGAGCTATCAGCACGAATGAACGAAAGCCATCTTGGGGACATCGTTTTTGGCACAATATGCGGAACCATAGCAGCAGGATTGGGATTCTTGGCCTCACCCGTATTAGGTGCGATTCCGGGACTGTTAAATGCCATATACTCAGCATGTCGAATTGAGCGCCCGGAAAGCACAATCGATCAAACGGGATTAAAATATCTGGCCTTAGTTGACAAAAGATTAAGGCGGAAATCTCGATAA
- a CDS encoding DUF6155 family protein — MSKAKLKKYMSALSKEQVVDIMFQLYDASKEANAWLEFYMEPNSDAELEKYKKAIRNQFFGRNDWPKDPSFRECNKLITSFKKLVPAPHAIADLMLYYVEQGCSLTAQFGDYDNPFYTALENNFNKAVKFISSNGLMPEYSPRMKKMIKSVECCGYGFPDTLWDIYYEYAED, encoded by the coding sequence ATGTCAAAAGCAAAACTAAAAAAATATATGTCGGCTCTATCAAAAGAACAGGTTGTCGATATTATGTTCCAGTTATACGATGCGAGCAAGGAAGCGAACGCATGGCTTGAGTTTTATATGGAACCCAATAGCGATGCCGAGCTTGAAAAATACAAGAAGGCAATACGCAACCAATTCTTTGGCCGCAATGACTGGCCTAAAGATCCGAGTTTCAGAGAATGCAATAAACTGATAACCTCATTCAAGAAACTTGTACCTGCCCCACATGCCATTGCCGACCTGATGCTCTACTATGTGGAACAAGGATGCAGCTTGACTGCACAATTTGGCGATTACGACAATCCGTTTTATACCGCTCTTGAAAACAATTTCAACAAAGCGGTCAAATTCATATCTTCCAACGGACTGATGCCCGAATACTCGCCACGCATGAAAAAGATGATTAAGTCTGTGGAGTGTTGTGGATATGGCTTTCCAGATACATTGTGGGACATCTACTACGAATACGCAGAGGATTGA
- a CDS encoding restriction endonuclease, giving the protein MKVYILGRNNDDKGSQLEELTRQLLEYQGFSNIAKDTQHSGANEIDVRAEKKDYVGIRDIKTPVICECKAYNRPIDMTDWLKFIGKLYIERKKGHEAKHTIGLMISLFGANGCVQGSFRDDFADDERIQLITNDELYYILSKLYSINKATTVKEHLNHNHKIQCWDIDIAYFEKKCYLIVSLDNSKYTICNTSGELMKRHEVEEIVPLINTWTSFSQEMYEDVWSNEETTALLRIIESSMLTGLFSLGNLSLDDVQKHIIYSDSKESVPKEQLKEAALHSRYISIEDNNTLSLTEIDDVIPFINHVYKIGMQVDLFSSEKFQNMIDLKLMEQIKLVQYGLDLDNQERDDCMFLIKHSPSALLYTINADEFLHSYKTIATTNPDIKRLMHNHFFRQLVKLFEEDFSNPVFSSMMRNKFSIAEFNNRTTICLQTKEDKRQISFEQKLLLVPMQGFQQPILLSHILEK; this is encoded by the coding sequence ATGAAAGTATATATACTTGGAAGAAATAATGATGACAAAGGGTCGCAGTTGGAAGAACTGACACGTCAATTATTAGAATATCAAGGATTCTCTAATATCGCAAAGGACACGCAACACTCCGGGGCAAATGAAATTGATGTAAGAGCTGAAAAGAAAGATTACGTAGGAATTCGTGACATAAAAACACCTGTTATATGTGAATGCAAAGCATATAACAGGCCGATTGATATGACCGATTGGCTTAAATTTATTGGAAAACTATACATTGAACGAAAAAAAGGCCACGAAGCAAAACATACTATAGGATTGATGATATCCCTATTTGGAGCAAATGGTTGTGTTCAAGGTTCATTTAGGGATGATTTTGCAGATGACGAAAGGATTCAACTGATTACTAACGACGAACTATATTACATCCTTTCTAAGTTATATTCCATAAATAAGGCAACCACAGTAAAAGAGCACCTTAACCACAATCACAAAATTCAATGTTGGGATATTGATATTGCGTATTTTGAAAAGAAGTGCTATCTCATTGTCTCGTTAGACAATTCCAAATATACTATTTGTAATACCTCTGGCGAACTTATGAAAAGACATGAGGTTGAAGAAATAGTACCCTTGATTAATACATGGACCAGTTTTAGTCAAGAAATGTATGAGGATGTCTGGTCTAATGAAGAAACAACGGCTCTATTGAGGATTATTGAGAGCAGTATGTTAACTGGTTTGTTTTCACTCGGTAATCTCAGCCTTGATGATGTTCAAAAACACATCATTTATTCTGATAGTAAAGAATCTGTTCCCAAGGAACAATTAAAAGAAGCAGCATTACATTCGAGATATATCTCTATTGAGGATAATAATACATTGTCTTTGACAGAGATAGATGACGTCATTCCATTTATTAACCATGTCTACAAGATAGGAATGCAAGTAGACCTTTTCTCTTCTGAAAAATTCCAGAACATGATAGACCTGAAGTTAATGGAGCAAATCAAACTTGTTCAATATGGTCTTGATTTGGACAACCAAGAAAGAGATGATTGTATGTTTTTGATAAAACATTCTCCTTCCGCATTATTATACACGATTAATGCAGATGAATTCCTTCATTCATATAAAACAATTGCGACAACTAATCCTGATATAAAGAGGCTGATGCACAATCATTTCTTTCGACAACTGGTAAAATTGTTTGAGGAAGACTTCTCCAATCCAGTATTCAGCTCTATGATGAGAAATAAATTCTCAATAGCAGAATTTAACAACCGTACTACAATATGTTTACAAACAAAAGAAGACAAACGACAAATTTCTTTTGAGCAGAAACTTTTATTAGTACCGATGCAGGGATTTCAACAGCCTATACTATTGTCCCATATTTTAGAGAAATAG
- a CDS encoding virulence RhuM family protein: protein MAKKFEIRNSTAEFLIFQIEGKEDGVQVVYHNESVWCTQKAMAQLFDCSSDNIGLHLKNIYETGELLQEATTENFSVVQTEGERQVNRKLKFYNLDAIISVGYRVNSIRATQFRQWCTFVLRQFAIRGYVIDKKRMENGSFIGEDYFEHLLAEIREIRLSERRFYQKLTDIYATAIDYNRDAPTTRLFFKKVQNKMHYAVHGHTAAELIIDRANAEKEHMGLTTWENAPKGKIVKPDVSIAKNYLKESELEDMGRIVNSFLDLAEDMAKRHIPMTMEDWAKRIDKFLDLTDRPVLTDTGHVSAEQAKEYAETEFEKYRVIQDKLFQSDFDRFNDGNLIPLDIE, encoded by the coding sequence ATGGCGAAGAAGTTTGAGATACGAAATAGCACGGCGGAGTTCCTGATCTTTCAGATTGAGGGTAAGGAAGATGGAGTGCAGGTTGTGTACCATAATGAATCTGTGTGGTGTACGCAGAAGGCTATGGCGCAGTTGTTTGACTGCTCTTCTGACAACATCGGACTTCATCTGAAAAATATTTACGAGACCGGCGAATTGCTTCAGGAGGCAACTACCGAGAATTTCTCGGTAGTTCAAACCGAGGGTGAGCGTCAGGTGAACCGGAAGCTAAAGTTCTACAATCTTGATGCCATCATAAGTGTTGGTTATCGGGTAAACAGTATACGTGCCACGCAGTTCAGGCAGTGGTGTACGTTTGTTTTGCGTCAGTTTGCCATCCGTGGATATGTGATTGACAAGAAGCGTATGGAGAACGGTTCGTTTATTGGCGAGGACTATTTCGAGCATTTGTTGGCTGAGATACGAGAGATTCGCCTCAGCGAGCGACGTTTCTATCAGAAGCTGACGGATATTTATGCTACTGCCATCGACTACAACCGAGATGCGCCGACCACCCGACTGTTCTTTAAGAAGGTGCAAAATAAGATGCACTATGCAGTTCATGGTCATACTGCCGCTGAACTGATAATTGACCGGGCTAATGCCGAAAAGGAGCATATGGGTCTCACAACATGGGAGAATGCTCCCAAGGGGAAGATTGTTAAGCCGGATGTCAGCATCGCCAAAAATTATCTCAAAGAGAGTGAACTGGAGGATATGGGACGAATTGTCAACTCTTTCCTTGACTTGGCGGAAGATATGGCTAAACGTCATATTCCTATGACAATGGAGGACTGGGCTAAGCGTATTGATAAGTTTCTTGATCTTACCGACCGTCCCGTTCTGACGGATACCGGACATGTATCGGCCGAACAAGCTAAAGAATACGCTGAAACTGAGTTTGAGAAATATCGCGTCATTCAGGACAAGCTCTTTCAATCTGACTTTGACCGCTTCAACGATGGCAATCTTATCCCTTTAGACATAGAATAA
- a CDS encoding HipA N-terminal domain-containing protein encodes MKQLEVYFNEIKAGILTEKHPGIGYSFQYCKDYLDSPMPPISATLPKRTDAFYSEYLFPFFSNMIPEGANRRVICRSLKIDEQDFFGLLEAMADRDFIGAVNVRRITND; translated from the coding sequence ATGAAACAGCTTGAAGTATATTTCAATGAAATAAAAGCCGGCATATTGACGGAGAAGCATCCGGGAATCGGATATTCTTTCCAATATTGTAAAGATTATCTTGACTCTCCCATGCCCCCGATTTCTGCGACGCTACCCAAAAGAACAGATGCTTTTTATTCTGAGTACTTGTTTCCTTTCTTCTCTAATATGATTCCGGAGGGAGCAAACCGCCGTGTGATTTGCCGCTCGTTGAAAATTGATGAACAGGATTTTTTCGGACTGCTTGAAGCGATGGCCGACAGAGATTTTATAGGAGCCGTTAATGTAAGGAGGATTACCAATGATTGA
- a CDS encoding alcohol dehydrogenase: MKALTYTKPGRFALIEKPKPEILNPKDAVVRVTLSSICSSDLHILHGAVPQAEVGITVGHELVGVVEAVGSDVSKVKPGDRVAVNVETFCGDCFYCKRGYVNNCTSGGWMLGCRINGGQAEYVRVPYADNGLTPIPDNVSDEQALFVGDILATGYWAATISEISEEDTVLIIGAGPTGLCTLECVQLYNPQRIVVCEADESRRRFVRQHYPDVKVIEPTECLEVLKSLTEDRGADRVIEVAGGEESFELAWRCARPNAIVTIGALYETEQILPLPWMYGKNLTFKTGGVDACDCDKIMQLISEGKIDTTHLITHRFPLSRIQEAYDLFANRSDNVIKTAIHPD; encoded by the coding sequence ATGAAAGCATTGACATATACGAAGCCGGGACGGTTTGCGCTGATTGAGAAACCGAAGCCGGAGATTTTGAACCCAAAGGATGCCGTGGTGAGGGTTACTCTTTCAAGTATCTGCTCGTCAGACCTTCATATTCTGCATGGGGCTGTGCCTCAGGCGGAGGTCGGCATTACTGTGGGACATGAATTAGTTGGCGTCGTTGAGGCTGTCGGTTCGGATGTCTCCAAGGTAAAGCCGGGAGACAGAGTTGCCGTGAATGTCGAGACTTTTTGTGGTGATTGCTTCTATTGCAAACGTGGATACGTGAACAACTGCACATCCGGTGGATGGATGCTTGGTTGCCGCATCAATGGCGGTCAGGCGGAATATGTCCGTGTGCCGTATGCCGATAATGGCCTTACTCCGATTCCCGACAACGTGAGCGATGAACAGGCTCTGTTTGTCGGCGACATCCTCGCTACCGGTTATTGGGCTGCCACGATTTCCGAAATCTCCGAGGAAGACACTGTACTTATCATCGGTGCCGGACCGACGGGATTATGCACATTGGAATGTGTTCAGCTGTATAATCCACAAAGGATAGTAGTTTGCGAAGCCGATGAGAGCCGTCGAAGATTTGTACGCCAGCATTATCCGGATGTCAAGGTAATTGAGCCGACAGAATGCCTTGAAGTACTTAAGTCATTGACAGAGGATCGAGGGGCCGACCGCGTCATTGAAGTTGCCGGTGGCGAGGAGTCGTTTGAACTCGCATGGCGGTGCGCCCGTCCCAATGCCATCGTTACGATTGGCGCACTCTACGAAACGGAACAGATATTGCCCCTTCCGTGGATGTATGGCAAGAACCTGACGTTCAAGACCGGCGGTGTCGATGCCTGCGACTGCGACAAAATCATGCAGCTGATTTCCGAAGGCAAGATTGACACCACCCATCTGATAACCCACCGCTTTCCCCTAAGCCGCATTCAAGAAGCCTACGACCTCTTCGCCAACCGCTCCGACAACGTCATCAAAACCGCCATCCATCCGGATTGA